Part of the Prionailurus bengalensis isolate Pbe53 chromosome B3, Fcat_Pben_1.1_paternal_pri, whole genome shotgun sequence genome is shown below.
AACTGGGGGTATGGCACCTGATTAGAATTTAGCTAACAATACTAGGAACTTAAGCTGCTGTTCTCCTGGAGGTTCAAATTACTCCTATCTAAGTATATTggactctttcttttctccctactGCCCTCACACTTGTTTTCTCCCATCCCATCAGTCTGTACATAAACTgttcatatatatgtttaaagtTCTCTGCAGAACTCCCAGATCTTTGAGGAAAGTGCTATACAAAATTAAGTCACTAAGCAGGCGACTAAAGACTCTTCTGTCTTCACAAGGGCCTGCTgattatgctttctctcttttaaatgtttgagagaggacagagtgtgtgtgagtggggaagggggagagagggagacacagaatcagaagcaggttcgaggctctgagttgtcagcacagagccccacagggggctcaaccccacaaacggtgagatcatgacctgagcccaagctggacgcttaactgactgagccacccaggtgcccctgcagatcATGCTTTTATGCTTAGTGTCCAAACGTCTGTTGGTAACACCACAGTAGTCCCCCAGGGTTATGCTCTTCCCTGTTTGGCAGGAGATGGAAACCTGAAAACACTTCCCTGATTCTACCACTGAGACTAGATTCTACACTGAGAATCTCTCACATGGGGTTTAAGAGATACAAGACAGAGAAGTAAGACTTCTGCTAGCCTAACAGCATAGGCTTTAAGAGATGGGGAATTCTGCCTGAGTCTCCCCACATTTCCTCCCcactctgctgctgctgcaggtAGCTGGGATCATCTCCAGCTGGGCCCTGCAGACTTCCGAGACTCTGAAAACTGGAGGCATACACCTGAGAGCCAACGGCATTAGCCAGCCATTTCTCAAGCACCTACTCCTTTCTATTAAGTTCTATCCTCTCTGAACTTGCTGGAGTGAACTCTGATTAGCAGCATCCAACACACACTCAAGAAACAGGTAAAACTCTTAATACCTCATAATTCTGTTTCTGCTGTTTCTGAAGTGCCACAGATTCTTCCAGGGAGAGCAGCTGTGTGGGCATATGGTGAAGTGGCAGGAGCCGAGCTGCTGTGATGTCATCAAGATGCTTCTTATCCCTGAGCCGCCTTTCTTCCAAGGAAATGGGAGACCCTGTTCTCTGCCAATGACTAGATGAATCATTTTGTTGTGAAGGTAATCTGAAGGAGGGAAAATTTATGTTCTGTCATCAGACTGTTTCCTTTTTATAGACACTTGTTTACAACATTCACACACAGAAGTGGCCTTTAACCTAGcaattcattcttctgcaaagGTAATAGGAGTTTACCAATATTTCTACTTGTAGATACAAATCCTtcccatttttaaacatatttacttCAAAAGCAGGAGTATTTAAATCAGCCCTTCTTTGGAGAGTGATATATGACAACCCACTGTTTTTAACAGATAATAGGTAGACTGACAagctctttatattttccttctctcttcaaaCCTTACACTTGAGCTGAACCACcagttttgtttaagtttatttattttgagagagagacgacGGCATGAGCGGGCGAGGGatagagaggatcccaagcaggctccacattgtcagcacagagaccaacggcGGGGCTCATATTCACaaagccatgagaccatgacctgagccaaaaccaagagtcggatgcttaaccaactgggccacccaggcaccactgaacCACCAGTTCTAACGGGAGACAGGAAGGTTGTCAGAAAAGCTTTAAAACAGTGAATTCTGAGGAGTCATGGAATAATTAATGCTCACTGTGGGAATGAGGGGCAATATGGTGAGACATAAGGGAAGTTCAGGGGCTAGGGCATGCAGGAATAGCTGTAAGATAAGGCTGGGGATTTGGCTGGGCCCAGTCTTCAGCAAAGAGTTCTGTTCTATGTACCGGATTCAGATCTGCATTTTACTAACTTCATTTTGGCAGCAGTGGAGTGGATGGGCTGGAAGACATAAGACTAGAATCCAGAACAGGTCAGTTATAGCCCAAGAGAGGGATGAGAGCCTTCCCTTTGGATAGGAAAGGATGAAAATAAGaatgactaggggcacctgggtggcgcagtcggttaagcgtccgacttcagccaggtcacgatctcgcggtccgtgagttcgagccccgagtcgggctctgggctgatggctcagagcctggagcctgtttccgattctgtgtctccctctctctctgcccctcccccgttcatgctctgtctctctctgtccccaaaataaataaacgttgaaaaaaaaaaaaattaaaaaaaaaaaaaaagaaaagaagaatgactAGAGATGAAGGTCAACAAAATACATCAGGCGGGTCTTTCTGGCTagcaaatatgaagaaaaaggaacacaccttggggaaaaaaaaccaaagtggtGGCACCATGAACTTAGGAAATATAGGAGAAAGTCAGTGCAGGAAGAAGTGTTCTATCTGGCACATGATAAAGCTGAGGTGCCATAGAACAACCACATGGTTTCAAATATAATGGGCCATGCAGATCTCAAGTTCCGGAAGACCTAAGGTAGAGGGATAGGAGGGGTAGCTGCCAGCATCCAGGTGGTATTCTGGAGCCAGAAGAGCAGAAAAGGAGCCAAAGGCTGTTCATACATGGAATCCCTCAATCCACAGCTGACCAGGCCAGCCTTTCCTGATCTGCTTTAACTGTACAGGAGGCCCTCtggctctccccactcccacctacAGCTATATGACCATAACCCAGAACCAGGATCAACGTATTCTCTGACCAACTAGATGATGCTTCTGGTTTTCTGTCTTCCCAGAAGTGAAGAAACCTACCTCACTGCACACAAGATGAAAGATTACCGACAGAGGGCACAAAGATTACTCTTTATTCTTAactaaattttaatgtaatataatcctggttttctatatagaagaaaaaatgttttcaagttaaaaaaaaatggcagggtTAAACTTTAGTCTCTTTATAGTAAttctttaataaaagttttaggTACTTCTAACTAGAGGTTTTGAGTTTTTTCAAGAAAGACAGCAGTGATTCCACTTTGTATCTGATGTTACATCCTGGTAAATACAGGCAGGCACAGTACCAGTAACCACTCCCTGATTTGAATGTTACATCTGCATATGAGTGAATAGCATTCTTTTCTCTTCAaggagcttttctttttctggagacTCAGAAACAAAACTATGGCAAGGTTAGTTTGCCAGTCCTGCCTGAatctgtttttcagtttctttaaccCTTCTCGGCTCCCTTCCCCTTGAAGTTATTATATAGTTCAATGTTCTTTGAAATGTGTAAAGCTTGGGTTTTCATCTAGATCCTTAGCTCTTTGAGGAGCAGGAGCTTTACTTGTGTGTCACCCCAGCACCAGCTGCTTACATATCATGAGCACGCAGATATTTTTCACCGAGATGTCTGTAAGCTTCTAAAGCTGCTTTTCCCTTAACTTACCGTCTAATCTAAGGGGGGAGCTGCATACCAAAAAACTGTtgtgaaaaataaagtcataataAATTCTCTAACTCTGGGTTTAATATCAAATATTGGCTAAACACCCTGAAATTCAATACTCCACCTGCTATCTGAAACCTTTTCAATTCTGGCTAAAAACCTAAAGGATTTTCCAACATGAATCCTCCACCCCAGCGAGGCTGTTTCCACAATATGCTCTTACCTAACTATAAGCAGATCCCACACAAAGTCCAGCAAACTAAAAGCATTCTCCCAGTTTTTTGAGTTTAACAAAGAGTATGTTCCCATGACAGGCCTGTTTCTGATGATACTTACACattagttttaaatttatgtgGTGGGGGCACTGGGTTCTTGGCTCGAATTTCTAGCACTTCCATGTAATGAGGCTTCTTCTGTGCCCCACGACAAAGCCCTGCCAAGTTCTCAGCACTCCTGTCCTGTTCTGAATGCTGTTCACCTGGGTCTGCAATTGTGATCCTTTGTAACCTATCAATAAACAGGTTGTCCGAGCTGCTGGAATGATCTTCTGCCTGACTTGAAACACGACCCTGAGGGAGACGCTCACCAGCTTCAGAAGAGGAAGGCACACTCGCTCTGCTACTGGGAACCGGGCACTTGCTCACTGTGTCCTCAACCTCGGGAGCCTCTTCATCGCCTTTGTGAGTAGGATGTAGTTGTGAGGTTGTTTCAGACGACTTGAAGTTACTTACAGAGGAACAGCCACAAACTGGAGACGAAGTATCAAGTATCTGGTCAGAATTCTGGGCCTTATCTGTGTCCACATCAACAACTGCAATTGCTTTTTGCCTTAGCTTACAGTCTAAACTAACAGGATGAAACAGTTCAGGTTTTCCTCTAACTTCTTCACGTTCTGCAATGGCAGCTTTCAGTTTGGCAAAAGAGTCTAAGATCTTTTTACCTCTGTCGGGCAATTTGCAAATGAATTTtctgttaaatggaaaaaaaaaatgtatatgttacAGCCATGTTTTTAAACTTGAGATAGAAAGACAAAGCATTATCctcaaagggagaaaaatctaTCTTTAAGTAAAAAATCTGATTTCCAACGGTCTCAAAAGAGGAATGAAATAAGAGTCGTGATCTAAATACCCTAAAAAATAAGGGATGTAGGAAGAATAAGGAATATGCCTCATCTGTCTAAATTTCAGCGGAAGTATTTTAAGCATATGATAATACTCCGTAAGACACTCCAAAAATCAGCAGTTTTTAAAGTGTGATCTCCAAGATCTTACTGGGGAGGGAAGGTGGATGGGTCTGCAAGGTCAAAATGATTTTGATAATAATACTAAACCATTATTTGCCATATCCATACTCATTTTTTCATATGGgtacagtggagttttccagaggtcACATGATATGTGATGGTATCATTGCTCTGATGGCTAATCATTGTGTATTCTGGTGTTTTAAAGATCTCTCACCTGTAATTCCTAATACACCAGTAAATATCAGTAGATACACATAAAACAAGAGCTCCTTGGGAGGCTCAGTGAGTCTTAACAGTCTAAACGGGTCCCAGAGACCAAAAAAGTTAATTATCTGCTCTAGATCAAAATCCCATTCTCAAAAAGTCCAAGCGTTTGTCTCTACTAGAAAGCTTCCAAATGGTCATTTGACCCTTTTGCTAAGTGACAGAAGTTCCTTTTCAGATGctcttttctttatccatataATAGATGGAGGGAAGATTATACCTCGGGTTCCCTATTCTATGTCTCACACTACATTCCTTCCCACAATTTCAACATTAATATTCCTCTCCAGTTGCAATTCCTATGTATTCCCCGCCTTCTCGCTCCTGATCCTCATGACTTCTCCAGCTTTTAAGTAGATAAAATTCTCCCCTCAACTCAGTACCCTCTAAATAAAATCAACCACAGAGCTATTCCCCTCCCCAGGTTTTCTGTTCTTATCAGTGGTTCTCTATACAGTCTGGAAACTTCAGCACTCTCTGTCACCTACATATTCAAATTATTCCATGCCTGATGTAGTTTTCCCAATCCCATAACTACCTTAAAAATACAGCCCTCTTGCTGGGAACTTCGCTGGAAATAACCAACTGTCTTCTCTTATTCCCTCAAAACCATCCAGCACCAAGCTGCTAAAATAAGCTTCCTAAAAAATCGCTTTCATTTTATCGTTCCCCTGCTACCGTCAAGTCGGCCAGCTGAATGAGACCAACTTTTTCTGCCTAATATATCTGCACTTTATATCCTATCACTCTTACCCTTTCCTACGGTTCCTGTAAAAATAGGATCGAAAGATGAAATTGACAAGATGTTTTGGGCACGATACGGGCCGCAGTGGAGCGGGATTACCAAAGGATTTAGGACACAGACCCTCCCTT
Proteins encoded:
- the POLR2M gene encoding protein GRINL1A, with amino-acid sequence MSSLARGFEPQAPEDLGRRSLAELQEMLKRQERLLRNEKFICKLPDRGKKILDSFAKLKAAIAEREEVRGKPELFHPVSLDCKLRQKAIAVVDVDTDKAQNSDQILDTSSPVCGCSSVSNFKSSETTSQLHPTHKGDEEAPEVEDTVSKCPVPSSRASVPSSSEAGERLPQGRVSSQAEDHSSSSDNLFIDRLQRITIADPGEQHSEQDRSAENLAGLCRGAQKKPHYMEVLEIRAKNPVPPPHKFKTNVLPSQQNDSSSHWQRTGSPISLEERRLRDKKHLDDITAARLLPLHHMPTQLLSLEESVALQKQQKQNYEEMQAKLAAQKLAERLNIKMQSYNPEGETSRKYREVRDEDDDQSSGEEF